CGACTGGCCGGCCATGACTGTGCGCCCAAGGCCGCGCGCCGATTGCAGTCCGTGAAGTGGGTGGTGCGGCCGACTGGATTTGAACCAGCACGGGGGGTTACCCCCCACTAGGCCCTCAACCTAGCGCGTCTGCCATTCCGCCACGGCCGCGAATCCTCTACGTGGGGGCCGGCGGGGAGCATGTGCCGCCGGCGCAGGGGGTGGGGACCTACCAGTTGTGCATGCGCCACACGGAGGCCAGCGCGGAGAAGCAGAGGAAGCTGATGGCGACCCACATGGTGATGCGACCGAGATGCTCCTCAACCCCCCACCGGGTGCGAATGCTGGAGGTGCTCTTGCCGCCGATCACGCCCCAGCCGCCGCTGGTGGAACCTGATTGCTCGCTCTTGGTGGTCTGGATGAGGATCATGGTGATCATCACCACCGCGGCTATGGCCTGCACTATCATGAACAGCATGCCCATGGCTTTGCCCGTCCTCGCACCGGGATTCTACCATAAACGCCGCCGCCGTGACAAGGCGCAGCGGCCTAGTGTATAATGTCATGAGGATTACCAGTGGGAGGCCTAGATGCGGAAACTAGTCATTCGGGTGGTAGATATCAAAGGGGGATGTTCGGCCTACAAGCTGGGAGACAAGATTGTCCTGGACGAGGGCTACCGG
This sequence is a window from Armatimonadota bacterium. Protein-coding genes within it:
- the secG gene encoding preprotein translocase subunit SecG, with product MGMLFMIVQAIAAVVMITMILIQTTKSEQSGSTSGGWGVIGGKSTSSIRTRWGVEEHLGRITMWVAISFLCFSALASVWRMHNW